A single genomic interval of Sebastes umbrosus isolate fSebUmb1 chromosome 11, fSebUmb1.pri, whole genome shotgun sequence harbors:
- the klhl32 gene encoding kelch-like protein 32 isoform X3, whose translation MEGGVTNTAQYQNRLMVYDPDQDQWLARSPMLQRRVYHVMAAVRRQLYVLGGNDLDYNNDRILVRHIDSYNMDLDQWTRCSFSLLTGQNESGVAVHDDRIYVVGGYSIWTNEPLACIQVLDLSSEGKEEVFYGPTLPFASNGIATCFLPAPYFTCPNLQTLQVPHHRIGAV comes from the exons GTGGCGTGACAAACACAGCTCAGTACCAGAACCGACTGATGGTGTACGACCCAGACCAG GACCAGTGGTTGGCCCGCAGTCCCATGTTGCAGAGGCGAGTTTACCACGTCATGGCGGCGGTGAGGAGGCAGCTCTACGTGCTGGGAGGGAACGACCTGGACTACAACAACGACCGCATCCTGGTCCGCCACATCGACTCCTACAACATGGACCTGGACCAGTGGACACGCTGCTCCTTCAGCCTCCTCACGG GTCAAAATGAGTCCGGAGTAGCCGTCCACGATGACAGGATCTATGTGGTTGGAGGATACTCCATTTGGACCAACGAGCCTCTGGCATGCATTCAG GTGCTGGATCTGAGCTCagaggggaaggaggaggtTTTCTACGGGCCAACGCTGCCGTTCGCCTCCAACGGGATCGCAACTTGTTTCCTCCCTGCTCCTTACTTCACCTGCCCGAACCTACAGACTCTACAAGTACCCCATCACAGGATAGGTGCCGTCTAA